The Mailhella massiliensis genome segment GAGGTCGTTCTGTTCTACGGTACGATAAGGGACAACATCGCCCTCGGCGATCCCACCATCAACGACCATCTCATTCTGCGCGCCTCCGCCGTTTCCGGCGTGTCCGACATCGTGAGGGGGCACCCCGCGGGCTACGGCGCGCAGGTAGGCGAACAGGGGCGCAATCTTTCCGGCGGTCAGCGGCAGGCCGTGGGGCTTGCCCGCGCGCTGGTGCGCGACCCCGACGTGCTCATTCTCGACGAACCCACCAGCAATATGGACGTGGATTCCGAACGCCTCGTACAGCAGCGCCTTGCTCCCATTCTGGGCGACAAGACCCTTATTCTCATTACGCACAGACTCAGTATGCTCCGCATCGTGGACAGACTCATCGTCATGGAGGCGGGCAGGGTGCTCATGGACGGCCCGCGCGATGCCGTGCTCAAAAAGCTGCAGGAGCGGCAGAGGCCCGGACGCGCCGCATCGACGGGTACGAAGGAAAACGCAGCCCCGGTTCAGGCGGCGGAAAAGAACGGCGCGGCCGCATCTTCCGCAGGACAGGGAACGCAGACGCGTCCGGCTGCGCAGAGCGGCCGGATCAGAGTTTCTCCCGCAGGTGCGGCCGCAAGGCCCGCGGAACATGCGGAACCGGCGGGGAACACGCCCGGAGCGGGGAAAGGGGGAAGAGCATGAGTTTGTCCTCCGTGCACCGGACGCCTTTCCCGAATCGTACAATGCCTTAGAAGGGAGCTTTTTCCCATGGATGAGAAAAAAAAGATGTCCGGCGAACGGCCGGATCTTCCCCCGGAATTCGGCGGCGTTCCCGATCAGGGCGCGCCCGCTCCCCGGCTCGCGCAAAGCCTTTTTGAGCCGGTTTCCCTTTCCAGCAAGCTGCTTCCCGAAGATCTGCCCTATGCGGCCGAAGTGGAAGCGGCCCTGGCCCGTCGTCCTACGAAAAAGGCCCGCTGGCTTTCCGCGGGCGTGTTTCTGTTTTTTGCCGCGTTCATCGTCTGGGCGGGATTCGCCACGCTGGATGAAGTCACCCGCGCGGAAGGACAGGTGGTGCCTTCCTCCCGTACGCAGATCATCCAGAACCTTGAGGGCGGCATTCTGAGCGGGGTGGACGTGTACGAGGGGCAGATCGTGGAAAAAAACGACGTGCTCGCCCGCCTGAACAACGAAATGGCCGAAAGCAATCTGCGCGACATGCTGTACAAGGCCATGGAGAACCTCATCGCCATACGGCGCCTGCGCGCCTCCGTTTCGGGAACGCCCCTGGAGTGGCCGGCGGATCTGCGTTCCTGGCTGGAGCGGGGCACGGGCTATACGCTCACCGAAGAACAGCTTGAGCAGGGCCGCAGGCTCACCATAGTGCAGCGGGAAACCTTCACCGTGCATCAGCGTCAGCGGGAATCCGAGCTTCAGGTGCTCATGGCTCAGGCCGAGCAGCGTCGTCAGGAGGTGAAGGAACAGCTTTCCCGCAAGGATCAGCTCACCCGGAGCCTTGCGCTGATACGGCAGCAGCTCAATATCGCCGCGCCTCTTCTGGAAAAGCGCAGCTATTCCCGCGTGCAGTATCTGGAACTGCAGGAACGGGCGGTACAGGCCCAGGGCGAAATCGACACGCTTACGGTTTCCATTCCCCGTGCGGAGGCTGCGGCCAGCGAAGCGGAACACCGCATGAACCTGCGCAAGGCGGAACTCGATGCCGCGCTCATGGAGGAAATCAACAAGCGCAGTCTGGAACTGGCCTCCTTGCGGGAGGGGCTTTCCGCCGGCAGCGACCGTGTGACCAGAACGGAACTGCGTTCTCCGGTGCGCGGTACCGTGAAGAAGATCTACATCAACACCGTGGGCGGCGTGGTCAAGCCCGGCGAACCCATCATGGAAATCGTGCCGCTGGACGACACGCTTCTGGTGGAAGCCCGCGTCCGTCCGGCGGACGTGGCGTTCCTGCACCCCGGCCAGAAGGCCATGGTCAAGGTTTCGGCCTACGACTATTCCATCTACGGCGGCCTCGACGGCGTGCTGGAGCAGATCAGCGCCGATACCATAGAAGACAAGCGCGGCGAGTTTTACTATCAGGTCAAGGTGCGCACCTCGAAAACGGCCATTCTCTACCACGACGAGGAATTGCCCATCATGCCCGGCATGATGACCACCGTGGACATCATGACGGGCAAGAAGACCGTGCTGGATTATCTGCTCAAGCCCATACTCAAGGCCAAGCAGAACGCGCTGCGGGAAAAGTAGTTTTTCCGGCGCAGGGATGTTTCTGCGGAAAAGGCGTGTGGCGCGCAACGCGGTCATGCGCCTTTTTCGTACTTCGGCGCATGGCGGGGCCGTTACCGCCGGACGCCGTCCGGGGCCGGAAGGGACGAGAGGCCGGAGACTGGCCCCTTTGCCTGCCCGGGCACACATGCGGGGAGGATGAATGGGGGAAGGCCCTGCATGACGCATGGCCTGTATATTCCGCATCCTGTGCGTTCACGGCAGGGAAAATCACGTCGTCGGCCGACGGATGAATACGCGCGCGATAAAAATATGCACGGTGGACGTATTTTTTGCAAGGGATATGAAGCGATTCTGTGTTTTCAATAATTACAGATATTTTTCATGTTATAATGTTTAAAATGACAGACCGGGAAACGGTGATGTGCTGCGGAAGAGTATGAATGACAAGAAGTAAGATTCGTTCAGGCGAAAAAAATACTCCGTTGTGATGAAAAACTTCCGGGAAGAGGGCTTTCCCGGGAGGATTTTTTTATTTTGCTTGCGCGCTCTGGCACGGTAGGGTATCGTTTCTATGATTCTCACGTTTCGCGATGGGCTGCGCATGAAAATTGCGGAAGCGGGGAAGGGAACGCGGGGCTTCGAGCTCCGCATGTCGTTTGCGGAAACATGTCTCCGCTGCACCATTTAATCCCCTTTCTTCCTTTGGGAAAGGATTGCAGCAAAGAGCCTGCTGGAGGGCTTTTTATGAAAACGATGTTCACCCTGTTTGTTTCCGGCTGCCTCGGTCTCATGCTCTGCGGCCCCGCCCAGGCAGCGAAGGACGCTTCCATTCCTCTGAAGGAATCCATCGAGTCCATGCTGAGAACCAACAACTCCCTCAAGGCCATTCAGGAAAACCGCAGCGCCGCCGGTCATGAGGTGGATCGCGCCAGGGCCGGATACGGGCCGAGGGTGGACCTTACCGCCCGCGGCGGCTTCGGCAAGCTCACCGACAGCACGACCCGTTCCTACGGATATAATGATGTCGCTCCCTATTCTTCCGCATCGCTGCTGGTCACCCAGCCCTTGTGGGACGGCTGGCTCACCAGGGGGCGCGTGCGCGAGGCCGAGGCCACCTACCGTTCTCTGGATCACCGCGTGCTGGACAACGCGAACACCCTTGCGCTCGACGCCATCATCGCCCATGTGGACGTGCTGCGCCGCCAGCAGATTTACAAACTTGCCCAGGAAAATGTGGCGAGCCATGAGGATATTCTTGCCAAGGCCCGGGAACGTGAGGCTCAGGGTGTGGATACCATGGCCGACGTTTCGCAGGCGCAGAGCCGTCTTTCCCGCGCACGCTCCACGCTTACCGAGGCGCAGGCCTCCCTGCGCATAGGTGAAGACACCTATACCCGCCTTACCGGCCACTCCGCCATGAACCTCGGCCCCGTGAACATGCCCGGCAAGATGTTCAAGGATGCGGAGGAAGTGCTCAAGGCCGCCCGCAAGGGCAATCCCAAGGTCGCCGCGTATCTGGAAGACGTGAAGGCCGCCACGGCCGTCCGCGAACAGGTGCGTTCCGCCTACAGCCCCACCCTCAGCCTTGAGGCCGGGCCTTCGTATTCCGACCGCGACGGCAAGAGCGAACTGTGGACCGCGGAAGTGGGCGTGGCCGCCGTGGTACGCTGGAACCTGTTCAACAGCGGCGCGGACGTGGCGGAAAGCAAGGCCGCCGCGGCCCGCATCCGCCAGAGCCGTCAGGTGCTTTATGATTACATGGACGATCTCAAGCTCAGTGTGGAGGAAAGCTGGACGCAGTTCCTTTCCGCGCAGAAGCAGCTTGAGCATTACCGCGAAGCCATAGAATACAACAAGACCACGCGCAGCGCCTACGAAGAGCAGTTCGTGCTCGGCGAGCGCAGCCTGCTCGACGTGCTGGATGCGGAAAACGAACTGTTCAATTCCTCCACCCAGGCGGCCACGGCGCTCGGCAACACCCTCATTGCGGCCTACCGCATGAAGGCCCTCGCGGGCAATCTGCTGCCCGACCTCGGCATCAGCACCGACATGCTCAAGGTGACTCCCCACGACGCAGAGCCGCTCGACAGCATCACCATGCCCGAATAAGGCAAGGAAAAGGGCCGGGGTGATTTTCCCCGGCTTTTTTCTTTCTGTGGGGAGACGTGCGCTTTACAGGGACGGACGTTGAATATTAATCTGAAGCAAGAATGAACGGACGGGGGAGATGCGGAGTATCCATGGGTATCGCGGCGCACATGGCATATGTCGGTCGTACGCTCGCATTGTTGCTGTGCGTGGCCTGTCCTGTGGGATACGTTCCGCTTTTTGCCGCGTCGGCGGAGGCGAAGCCGCGTCTTTTCGGCACGGTGGAATTCCAGATGGATCTGAAAAAGCAGAAAAACTGGCTTTCCGCCATGGAAAGGAACGGCAAGAATCCGATTTTTTTTGATGAGAACCGCTTCAATTCCTCCACGCTCTGGAAGGATCTGAAGAAAAGGGCGGAAGGCCGGCCCCTCCGGGAACAGCTTGATATCATCAACAGATTCTGGAACAAGTGGCCGTACCGCACCGATCAGGAAGCCTACAGAAAACCGGACTACTGGGCCGCGCCCTATGAGTTTCTGAAATTGTCGGGCGACTGTGAAGATTACAGCATCGTCAAGTATTACACGCTGAAGGCTCTCGGCGTGCCGGTGGACGACATGCGCATCGTGGTGGTGAGGGAAACCATCCGCAACATCGGCCATGCCGTACTTGCCGTATACGACGGCGATGATATTTATATTCTGGACAATCTTTCCGAGACGGTGCGCCCCGCGCAGCGCGTGCGCAACTATGCGCCGCAGTTCTCGGTGAATGAAAAATACCGCTGGGTTCATGTGAAGCCACGCTAAGAGTCTGCGGAGAAACGGCATCGGTTCCGCAGAGGATGGAGGAGACGCGATGAACAGCCCAACACAGGCCGGGTATTCCGGTTTTTCCAAGAAATCGGTTTTGCTGGCCGCTTTATGCCTTGCGCTCGTTTCCGGGGGAATAGTTCTGTTCTTCTGTTTTTCGCAGCTGGAAAGCAGGCGGACTGAGGTTCTGAAAAACTATGAGCAGAACGTGCGTTCCTGGCTGGATGAATCCGTGAGCGTCGTGGAGGTGTGGAATGCGGATATGGCGGAGCTCAGGCTCCGCGTCAGCGCCTCGGAAACCTACCGGCTTTTTTCCTCCGATCTGTTCGGGCTGGACAAGAGCGTGACGGGCAGCATCAACAACGCCGAACACGGCATAAGCTTTTCCGGAAGCGCCTCGGTGCTTTCCGAAGAAGTGCCCGCCATACGCCGGATACTCATGGAGTTCATGAATTACAACGGCCTGCTGGATGCCCGCCTCGTCAACGGCGAAGGGCAGACCATTCTTTCCGCGCTCAGCACGCCTTCTCCTCTTTCCGCGGAACAGGCCCGCGCCGCCCGTGAGGTCATGGAAACGGGCAGAACCGTTTTCCTGCCCGTGCAGGCCTGCGCCAACGGTCTTGCGCTGGACGTGTTCGAGCCCGTCATCGATCTTGAGGACGACGACAGCCGCGTGGCCGTGTTCATGTCCACCGTTCCGGTCCTCGCCAAGGTGACGCAGTTTACCGCGCGGCCCAAGCAGAACGATCTGTCCGTGGCGTATATGGTGCAGAAAAACGGCGACAGGTGGGAAATGCTGACCGTGCCCGAACCTGCGTCGCTGCCGGAGAGCCTCTCGCGTCAGTTCACCGGGAACGGCGGCAATCTGCCCTTTGCGCTTCGTGAAAGCGTGGTGCAGGAAAACAGGGTGTATTCCATGTCCTGCTTCATCCCCGGGCTGGAATGGAGCATCATACATGAAACGCCTGCCTCCGTCATCGACAGGATGCTTTTCCGCGCCGAACTTCCCGTGTATGTGGGCGGTTTTCTCGGCTGGCTGAGCTTCATACTGCTCTGCGGACTTCTGTGGTGGATGGGGCTCGGCCGTCAGCAGCGCGCCGTGGCCTCCGAGCTGCAGCGTCTGAATCAGCTCGTTTCCCGGCAGAAGGAACTTCTGGACAGCGTGAACAATTCGCTGGACATCGGTCTGTTCATGGCCGACGTGAAGGGGCAGATTCATGTCTGCAATCCCGCCTTCGCCTCCATCCTGGGCAGGGATGAACAGGACGTGAACGAGCAGATGCTCTTTTCCTTCTTCTCCGTGGAGACGGCGTCCGAACTTCTCGACCGCATACGCCGCGTGGCCATCAACAACAGGGAAGAGAGCTGCGAGGTCTATGTGGGGCAGGGCGACGAAAGGCGCCTGTATCGCGTGACGGTATTCCCCTTCCTGGACGCCAGCGGGCACAGCGTACGCGACAGTATGCGCGGCGCGGTGGTCACCATGAAGGACATCACGGAGTTCAGGCGCAGAAGCGACCGTATGCGTCAGCAGCAGCGGAGCCTCATCGAGGCCTTCACCCGGGCCGAGGAGAGCGTGGACCCGTACCTTGCCGGGCATTCGCACCGCATGGCGAAGCTGGGCGAACTGGTGGCGAAAAGCATGGGACTTTCCGAGGACGGCAGGGATACCGTCATCATGGGAGCGATGCTTTCCCAGGTGGGCAAGCTCTTCATTCCCCGGGAACTGCTCGCCAAGAAGGGCAGCCTCACGCCCGAAGAACTGGACGAAGTGCGCAAGGCGCCGGAACATGCCTACAGGCTTCTGGAGAACATTGATTTCGATCTGCCCATCGCCAGGGCGCTCCATGAAATGTATGAGCATATGGACGGCACGGGATATCCCCGCGGCCTGAAGGGCGATCAGATACTGCCCGAAGCCCGCGTGCTTTCGGTGCTCAACGCCTTCTGCGCCATGATGAGTTCCCGTTCCTACCGCGAGGGCATGAGCGGGGAAAAGGCCGTCGCCGCCCTTGCCGGAAGCCCCAGCTTCGATCAGAACGTGGTGGAACACCTGAAAAAGGTGCTGGATACGCCCGAAGGGCTGTATGCGGCCCATGCCGGAAACTGACGGATGACGAAAAGCCCCGGGCAACCGGGGCTTTTTGCTGGAATGTTCCGCGGAATACGGCCTGCCGCAGAGCGTGTTCAGTCTTCGGTGACGATGCGGTTTCTTCCGCCGCTCTTGCCGTTGTACATGCGCTTGTCGGCAAGAAGGAACATGGCCTTCCATACGTCGTACTCTCCCTTCATTCCGGCCTCGCTCATGCAGCAGCAGCCTATGGTGAAGGAAAAGGGCACGGTGCGTCCGTCGTCCATCACAATGTTTTTCCGCATGGAGTCATTCAGTTTTTCGAGTCGTTCGCAGAAGGCATGATAGCTGTCCGTCATGGCGGTGATGATGAACTCGTCGCCTCCGTAACGGGTGAGGAAGCTGTGATGCTGCGTATCGAAGTACTTGAGCCAGAACAGGCAGCAGCTCTTCAGCACTTCGTCGCCGATGGCATGGCCGTACTTGTCGTTGATGTGCTTGAAATTGTCCATGTCCAGCAGGGCCATGCACAGTTCCTTGCCCTGCACTCTGGCCTCATGCACATAATGGTGGAAGTTGTTGTTCATGTAGTGCCGGCTGTAGCATCGCGTCAGAGGGTCACGCAGAAGGCGGGCATTCTCTTCCTGAAGACGCCATATTTCTCCCAGAGACCGTTCTTCGTGGTTCAGGCTGGCCATGCCGGGAATTTCCGCGACCATTTCCAGGGAGAAGTCTCCGCCGTCAAGACAGATGTACTTGGCAAATACGATGAAGATGCGCCCGTCGACGCTTTCCACCTTCGCGCCGGATGTATGGGAACGCGCAACTTCGTGGGAAAGGCAGTAATCGCAGCAGGCGGAACGCTTCCAGGTATGGTAACAGGCCTCATCAAGAGAAAGAGTATCGTCTTCTATATGACAGATACGGCAATCTTCGGGAAGAATGAGCCGTACCATGGAGAACGTCTGACGGAGAACGGCCATTTCTTCCGAGAGTTCACGGAGGGTGTAATTATATTTTACAGGATGAGTATGCACGACAACCTTCCCTGATGTTTGACTATTTATATTTTTGATTTGATATCATTATTAAATTACATGCGTCAAGCCGGGGAATGGCGTTTTCCGGCATACCCTTCCG includes the following:
- a CDS encoding HlyD family type I secretion periplasmic adaptor subunit, translating into MDEKKKMSGERPDLPPEFGGVPDQGAPAPRLAQSLFEPVSLSSKLLPEDLPYAAEVEAALARRPTKKARWLSAGVFLFFAAFIVWAGFATLDEVTRAEGQVVPSSRTQIIQNLEGGILSGVDVYEGQIVEKNDVLARLNNEMAESNLRDMLYKAMENLIAIRRLRASVSGTPLEWPADLRSWLERGTGYTLTEEQLEQGRRLTIVQRETFTVHQRQRESELQVLMAQAEQRRQEVKEQLSRKDQLTRSLALIRQQLNIAAPLLEKRSYSRVQYLELQERAVQAQGEIDTLTVSIPRAEAAASEAEHRMNLRKAELDAALMEEINKRSLELASLREGLSAGSDRVTRTELRSPVRGTVKKIYINTVGGVVKPGEPIMEIVPLDDTLLVEARVRPADVAFLHPGQKAMVKVSAYDYSIYGGLDGVLEQISADTIEDKRGEFYYQVKVRTSKTAILYHDEELPIMPGMMTTVDIMTGKKTVLDYLLKPILKAKQNALREK
- a CDS encoding TolC family outer membrane protein; this encodes MKTMFTLFVSGCLGLMLCGPAQAAKDASIPLKESIESMLRTNNSLKAIQENRSAAGHEVDRARAGYGPRVDLTARGGFGKLTDSTTRSYGYNDVAPYSSASLLVTQPLWDGWLTRGRVREAEATYRSLDHRVLDNANTLALDAIIAHVDVLRRQQIYKLAQENVASHEDILAKAREREAQGVDTMADVSQAQSRLSRARSTLTEAQASLRIGEDTYTRLTGHSAMNLGPVNMPGKMFKDAEEVLKAARKGNPKVAAYLEDVKAATAVREQVRSAYSPTLSLEAGPSYSDRDGKSELWTAEVGVAAVVRWNLFNSGADVAESKAAAARIRQSRQVLYDYMDDLKLSVEESWTQFLSAQKQLEHYREAIEYNKTTRSAYEEQFVLGERSLLDVLDAENELFNSSTQAATALGNTLIAAYRMKALAGNLLPDLGISTDMLKVTPHDAEPLDSITMPE
- a CDS encoding transglutaminase-like cysteine peptidase, giving the protein MGIAAHMAYVGRTLALLLCVACPVGYVPLFAASAEAKPRLFGTVEFQMDLKKQKNWLSAMERNGKNPIFFDENRFNSSTLWKDLKKRAEGRPLREQLDIINRFWNKWPYRTDQEAYRKPDYWAAPYEFLKLSGDCEDYSIVKYYTLKALGVPVDDMRIVVVRETIRNIGHAVLAVYDGDDIYILDNLSETVRPAQRVRNYAPQFSVNEKYRWVHVKPR
- a CDS encoding HD-GYP domain-containing protein, translating into MNSPTQAGYSGFSKKSVLLAALCLALVSGGIVLFFCFSQLESRRTEVLKNYEQNVRSWLDESVSVVEVWNADMAELRLRVSASETYRLFSSDLFGLDKSVTGSINNAEHGISFSGSASVLSEEVPAIRRILMEFMNYNGLLDARLVNGEGQTILSALSTPSPLSAEQARAAREVMETGRTVFLPVQACANGLALDVFEPVIDLEDDDSRVAVFMSTVPVLAKVTQFTARPKQNDLSVAYMVQKNGDRWEMLTVPEPASLPESLSRQFTGNGGNLPFALRESVVQENRVYSMSCFIPGLEWSIIHETPASVIDRMLFRAELPVYVGGFLGWLSFILLCGLLWWMGLGRQQRAVASELQRLNQLVSRQKELLDSVNNSLDIGLFMADVKGQIHVCNPAFASILGRDEQDVNEQMLFSFFSVETASELLDRIRRVAINNREESCEVYVGQGDERRLYRVTVFPFLDASGHSVRDSMRGAVVTMKDITEFRRRSDRMRQQQRSLIEAFTRAEESVDPYLAGHSHRMAKLGELVAKSMGLSEDGRDTVIMGAMLSQVGKLFIPRELLAKKGSLTPEELDEVRKAPEHAYRLLENIDFDLPIARALHEMYEHMDGTGYPRGLKGDQILPEARVLSVLNAFCAMMSSRSYREGMSGEKAVAALAGSPSFDQNVVEHLKKVLDTPEGLYAAHAGN
- a CDS encoding GGDEF domain-containing protein, with product MHTHPVKYNYTLRELSEEMAVLRQTFSMVRLILPEDCRICHIEDDTLSLDEACYHTWKRSACCDYCLSHEVARSHTSGAKVESVDGRIFIVFAKYICLDGGDFSLEMVAEIPGMASLNHEERSLGEIWRLQEENARLLRDPLTRCYSRHYMNNNFHHYVHEARVQGKELCMALLDMDNFKHINDKYGHAIGDEVLKSCCLFWLKYFDTQHHSFLTRYGGDEFIITAMTDSYHAFCERLEKLNDSMRKNIVMDDGRTVPFSFTIGCCCMSEAGMKGEYDVWKAMFLLADKRMYNGKSGGRNRIVTED